A segment of the Bdellovibrio bacteriovorus genome:
CTGCTAGATGCATTAATCGCGATTGGTTTTCTGTCGAGCCAGAGAATGTCTGGAGAGTGATGACCACGCATCTGCACTTCATACATCTGGCATTTGGAATTCGAATTCATGCATTTGTTTTGATGAGCAACCACTTCCATCTGATAGCTTCAGCACCCAATGGCAATTTAAGTGAAGCAATGCGCTTCTTCATGTCGGAATCCGGAAGAGACCTTCGGACATTCAGCGAGCGAATCAACGTCACCTATGGATCAAGGTTTCACCGAAGTCTGCTGTCGAACCAGCTCTACTATCAACATGCCTATAAATACTTATATAGAAATCCGGTCATGGCGGGGCTTTGCGAAAGAGTCGAAGACTATCGATACTCGACACTAAGAAGTCTTCTTGGATTGGAAAAGATGGAGGTTCCCGTATGTGATGACACTCACTGGGAAACCTGGGGCTCACGGTTTGCCACCTTGGAGTGGCTAAATACGGATCCCGGACACGAAGATTGGGAAAAGATTCAAAAAGGTCTAAGAAGAAGTGTTTTTAAAATCAGCCCCTATAAAAGTCGTCCATCCCATTTAGAAGTTGACGCGCTGTAGGTGTAAAAAATCACCAGGCACCTTCTAAAAATCCCTGGGGGCGGATGCCCCCAGGGTGGGCTTAAGACGAGGAGTATATGTGGGCGACCCCTCTTCCCGAGAGAAGCCTTATCCCAGAACAGGCTTCCCCCGACATTCCGTAATCGCGAATGTGAATCTTAAATATTTACGCTGATATTAATTAGACCAACTTCATTGCAACTTGTGGCAACTGGTTGGCTTGAGCCAGAACCGACACCGCTGTATTTTGCAGAATACTTGCAGATGTCATTTCGGCCGTTTCTTTCGCCACGTCGGTGTCGCGGATTCGAGAGTTCGCCGCAGACAAGTTTTCATAGGACACGTCAAGGTTACTCACAGCGGACTCCATTCGCGACTGCATCGCACCGAAGTTCGCTCGCATACCCGAGACTTTTTCAATTGCCTGGTCGACCTGCTCCAGAGACGCACGCGCATCCCCCCTGTCCGCCATGGCAATCGAATCGATTCCCAAAGCCGAGGCCGTCGAGTCGGCATCAAATTCAAATTTAATAACGTTGTTCTCATCCGAGTAGGCACCCACCTGGAACTCCATCGCTCCGGCGGTTCCATCAAGCATTTTCTTCGTACCGAAGACCGTGGTCTTGGCAATACGATCCGCCTCTTGGATAAGCTGTTGGGTTTCTTTATTTAGGAACTCCCTCTCTGTGTCACTCACAGTATCGGAAGCCGCCTGTACGCCCAGCTCACGCAGACGCACCAGAATGTTGGAGACCTCATTCAAGCCCCCCTCACTGACCTGAACAAATGAGATGGCATTGTTGGCGTTGTTTCGCGCCTGACCGATACCTTTCAATTGTCCTTTGAAGTTCTCAGAAATCGCCAAGCCGGCGGCGTCGTCGGCCGCATTTACGATACGGCTACCAGAAGCCAATGCCTGTGCGGCATGCTCTGCGCGTTTCTGTTGTTTGGATAGCACGCGTTGTGCTGCGATAGATGCGGTGTTTGTTGCGATTCTTAAGCCCATAGAACCCCCCTTGGGATTAGAGATCCGAGCCGCTGGTTTTTGATGGAATCTAAAATGATCTAAGGTAGCACCACTTACCCTTTGAACACCCGAAATCCGCCTACGTCCCGTGATCTGTTTGTTTAAATTTTACTTTTCAAAAAACTTTTAAAATTTAATTCAAGGTTGGAGCCGCCCCTCTAAGAAACGGTGATTGGACGTTTCTTTCGAGGAGCTTTAGCTTCGAGAGGAGGTATCCTGATTTGATCTGGAGATCCTTTTTAGCTTGCCCAACGTGTACAACAAACTCTTCGGACCTAGGTCCAGAAAACTTTAGCCCAAGGTCCAGGATTTTTTTTGGTGGTTTTGCTAGTACTTGATTTTACTGGATATTAAGGACTCAAAAATTTTTGACCAAGGTCCAGTTGAGGCCAGACCAAGGGCTAAAAAACGATGTTTTATCGAAGACTTATGTTACACGCCAAAAACGCTACGGTGTTTTTCGCACAGCCAGAATGTTGATCCCCGCGGTGCTCGGCGAAGCCATCATCACGCGTTCGACATAGCTGTAAAGGGACTCTTTCTTCACACGTTTATCGTCGTCACTGCCATCACGGGAAGCCCCATTGCTTGCGTGCACCATGTACAGCACACCCTTTTCGCGAATCAAAAAGCCCATGTGCGAAACATCCAGGCGCGTGCCGATGGCTTTGCGCAGATCCCAGTTCGGGCGCACCACATGGAAGATCGTTCCCGACGGAATCTTATCCATCAGCTCGGGGGTTTTCAGCAGATCCTCTTTGGCGATGTAAGGAAGCTGGCCCAGTTCCGGCTTGAAATCGCGGCTCATGCCCACGAAAGCCTCACCCTTTTTCGCAAACCACAGGTCTTTTTCAATCCACGTCTGAGACCACTTGGTCTTCGCCCCCGCGATGGAGCCAGTGATGTCTTTTACAAAACCATTTTCAATATTGTTGGGAATCCAGTCGACGCTCGGGAAATGATTGCGGGTCTCGTACGACACCACTGCTTTTTCATAGCGAATCTGATTCATACGCACACGGAACTGTTCAGGACTTGATGACAGCGATAACGCCAGCACAGTTTCCACAAACGTCGTGCAGTCAAAACCATCAAAGCGATAAAGCGGTCCATGGCTGATGTCGCCTTCCGGGCCCTCGCCCAACGGATCCACGATGTACGGGCTTTTTTCAGAAAGGAACTGCAGCGCAAAAGCCGACACACGGTCTTTGCCCTGCAATTGTGCGGATGAGGTGTAAAGGCTTTGCAGACGCTGCTCCGTCCCCGTTACTTCGGCCAACGCATAAGCCGGCACCATCCCCATCACCAGGGAGGAAACAAGCAGTGATTGAAGCAAAGAACGTTTCATAGTCACCTCATGAAAATCCAGCATTCCTTTACAAAGCAAAACGGGGGCTCAAAGAGCCCCCGTTTAATTCATTCTCACTGCAAAAAACTGTGTATCACTTTGACACAGCGACATTTAAAGCCGCTATTTCACGATCCCATCCATCCAAGCTTCCAATTCCGAAGCCCCCTGCCACTGGGCCTTGTGAACATCCTGAGCCTTGCGCACAACCATAAAAGACACCCCCGCAGACGCAGGCTCCTGCGCGAGCAATCCAATCGCCGCCGCATACACTGACGGGGATTCCGACGGCAGCACATGCCCTGCATTCGCCACCACGATCACCCGCACCGGCTTTCCCGAACGCAAATAATTTTTCAACGCCAGAATCTGATTTTTCAGGCGTTCGGAATTCTCTTCCCCCGCCAGAATAAAATCACGAGTCACCGCGTTCGCTTTATAGTCCACTTTCGTCAGATCAAAATCTTCTGCTGCGCGGACAATCGTCACATATCCGGCTTTAATATCCCCCGCGCGCGGATTTGCCCCATAATAGTCCGGATCACTGGAAAGGTTCGCATCCACCACCGCACCCCAGTGCTTGCTGTAAGCCTGATCACGGAACTGACGAATCCAGAACGGAGCCATCAGCGGATTCAGCTTCAACCAGCCCTCCCACAACTCGGCGTTCTTCGCCGCATCAGGATTGGTTTCAGTGGGAATTCCCAAAGGGACTGTTTCAATCACATGTGGGAATTTTTTGGGACTCAGGAACGCACCCACAGTCGAAGTGTATGACAGCGTCACCGGAACGGCGTCTTTGATTTTCAAAGCCGCAACAAGCTGTTCAATATCAGAAGAAAAATCCGCAGAGCGAATGGTCGAGTCATACAGAAAGTACGGCGTTTCACTGGCAGAAAGACCTTCGATGGAAAGAGGATGCGCCGGCAATGAAGGCAGCAAAAGATTCCACCCTTGTTCTGCCAGCAGTTGCACTGAACGATCGCCCGCACTGAGTGCGCGGTTCACCCCGGGAAGTAAAATCAATGTCGAAGAGTTTTTGTTGGTTTGGATGTGCTCATAGGCAATTACCTTGCCGGTTCCCAAACGAAGATGCTGAACCTTTGCCGCGGCTGTCAGTGATACCAGAAGAACTGAAATGAACAGAGCGATTGTTTTCATGAAGCTGGAAGTAACAAAGGCTCTGGGCCTTGGCAACAGCTAAAAAGTAGAGCTTTTGACCTACTTTTCCTGTTCTTCCAGAATGGTTTTTTTAAGTCCTGGGAATCCCCGGCGTTCTCGTGCACTGGCCGCTTCTTCGCCGCGAACGACACGATATTCAATGCGATTTTTGGGATCTCCGAAACCAAGGCGCGCCATGGTGTTTTTCTTGTTACGGTGATCCATAAAGCCCGTGAAAAAATCAAAACGGCCGGCACCTTTGACGCCGCCCCCGGCATCGCGAATCACGATATAGCCATCATGAACTTCACCATTGGGCATCTTTGCACCCACCAAACGTGGAATGTAAAGAACATCACCCAGCTTATAGATTTTCAAATCCGCCGCGGCCGAGAAGTAAGGATCCAGACACGCATTGCTCACTCCATATCCGAACGGACACGTCTTGGTGTCGGTCACGATAAAGCGAGCCACGCCTTCTTTGGTTGAATGATAGTTGTAAGAGGTCGACACTCCATCATCCTCAATCAGACAAGAACCCTGCAGCAGGCACTGGGCATAGTCAGAATCACAAAGCGTGGTCAGAATACGTCCGTCAGGGGAAAGCAGGTCGCGCAATGAAGCCGAAGAGCATTTGTTTTTATCAAGCTGAATTGTGGGCTTGTAGTAAATGGTGGGGATCAATCCGGAACCGTCGCTGGATTTTGAAGCCGCACAGGCATTCAATAAAACAACAGCGGCAAGAAGAGCAAAAATCTGACTGAATACTTTCATCTTTTGACCCTCCTTCATTCCCGCTATTTATAGCAAACTTCAGAGGGGTTTTCCGGCCTGGCCGGAAAAATACAGCGTGTGCATGTAAGGCTTACACTGATGGCAAAAGTTTAATCAACGCGCAGCAGGTACTTCAGCAGATAATCATCCACCATGCGCTGATAGTTGACCTTTTCAAGGGCCTTTTTAAGCTTAGCCGCCTTATCACGATTGTGAGTGTTAAAGGCGAAGAACAAGTCCTTGTCCTCCAAGATACGCTGGTTCACTGAAACCCGTCCCGCATACTGTGGATGAGTTTTCAATATCAGATAGCGGGCGTTGTTGATGTCCATCAGCGCACCGTCAATCTGCCCCAAAGCCACCCGGCGCACATTCGTGTCATCGCTCAGGACAGACTCCACGGTCAGCACTTTCTCTTTCACCAGTCGATTGAACTCGGCCGTGTTGCTGTACCCATCTGTGATCCCAAGCTTTTTTCCCTTCAGATCCGGCAGCTTTGCCCAGACCAGGGGCTTGCTTCTTTGCTGAATAAATCCCAGCGGAGATTTAAACAACGCCTCGGAACGAGTAAAGCCGGGCAACACATCCTTCCAAGAAGGAAAATAGCCAACCACATCCGGCTGTTCAGCATTCTTTTGAGTTTGAGTCCAAGGGTGAAAGACAAATTCGACGCTAATGCCGGCTTTGTTGAGAGTGTCTTTCAAAGCCTTTGCCGCCGCTCCGTTTTCGGGACAACGAGAGCAGGTAAAAGGAGGCCATTCCAGTGTCATCACCACCCAACGTTCCGCATAGGACCGCGAGCTCGTGAGCAGCAGCACCGCCGTCAGAAAGATCGCCTTGATTACATTCATTTAACCTCTACTCCCAAGCCTAGTTTCGCACTTGTATTTCACTCGCTGATTGAACTAGGAACACGTATACGATATCACTAAAAATGCATAGGCTAATCAATAAGCATGACATTACGTTTAAGAATTTTCTTATTCAATTTAATCTCCGTCTTTCTTGCGACGTTTGTTGTTGCGCTTATTGGCCTCAAGATTGTCGAGTCTACGGTTATCGACAGCACCTATGAACGTCTGACTCAGATCCGCATCAGCAAAACCAGCTCGATCGAAAATTACTTCCGTGACCTGCAGACCGCAATCAACCTGATCTCTTCTCATGAATTGACGGACGATTTGCTGCACGCAAAGAAAGTCGACAGCCTGCCCGAGTTCCGCCGTCTGCTGGATAACTATGTCCTGGACTTCAACATCTACGACATGGCTCTCATCAACAATCAGGGCGTCGTCGTCTACACCACCCGCAAAGACATCGAAGACGGCTCGTCAGCGACCAGCGGACTGCCACCAGGATTAAAGCTGAAGGATATCTACACCTGGGGCGTGAAAGCTCAGGAAGGCTCGACTCTGTTCCTGGACTTCGACAAGGACAATCTGAATCCGAATTCCGCCACCGGGTTTGTCGCCTCACCGATTTACCGCAACCTGCGCCCGGTGGGCGTACTGGTCCTGAAGATCTCCATCTCAGAAATTGATCGCATCACCAGTGACAACTTCGCGTGGCCGACTCACGGCATGGGCCAGACGGGCGAAACCCTGATTTATGGCGAAGATTGGAGCCTGCGTAACACCGGCCGCTTCCGAGTTGAAGCCAGTCAGGCGGCACAAGGTGCGCTGGAAGCTGAAGTTCTTTCTTCCAACCGTGGCGACGAAGACATCAAAAAAATTGAAAACTTGAGTGAAGTGCGCGAACTGGGCACAGACTATCGCGGGCAAAAGGTCATTCGTTCCATCGGAAAGATCTATCTGCCCAACGGAGAGCTTTGGTACATCCAGACCAAAAT
Coding sequences within it:
- a CDS encoding transposase, with the translated sequence MGRNRFICHTELPYHITARCINRDWFSVEPENVWRVMTTHLHFIHLAFGIRIHAFVLMSNHFHLIASAPNGNLSEAMRFFMSESGRDLRTFSERINVTYGSRFHRSLLSNQLYYQHAYKYLYRNPVMAGLCERVEDYRYSTLRSLLGLEKMEVPVCDDTHWETWGSRFATLEWLNTDPGHEDWEKIQKGLRRSVFKISPYKSRPSHLEVDAL
- a CDS encoding flagellin N-terminal helical domain-containing protein, encoding MGLRIATNTASIAAQRVLSKQQKRAEHAAQALASGSRIVNAADDAAGLAISENFKGQLKGIGQARNNANNAISFVQVSEGGLNEVSNILVRLRELGVQAASDTVSDTEREFLNKETQQLIQEADRIAKTTVFGTKKMLDGTAGAMEFQVGAYSDENNVIKFEFDADSTASALGIDSIAMADRGDARASLEQVDQAIEKVSGMRANFGAMQSRMESAVSNLDVSYENLSAANSRIRDTDVAKETAEMTSASILQNTAVSVLAQANQLPQVAMKLV
- a CDS encoding N-acetylmuramoyl-L-alanine amidase-like domain-containing protein is translated as MKRSLLQSLLVSSLVMGMVPAYALAEVTGTEQRLQSLYTSSAQLQGKDRVSAFALQFLSEKSPYIVDPLGEGPEGDISHGPLYRFDGFDCTTFVETVLALSLSSSPEQFRVRMNQIRYEKAVVSYETRNHFPSVDWIPNNIENGFVKDITGSIAGAKTKWSQTWIEKDLWFAKKGEAFVGMSRDFKPELGQLPYIAKEDLLKTPELMDKIPSGTIFHVVRPNWDLRKAIGTRLDVSHMGFLIREKGVLYMVHASNGASRDGSDDDKRVKKESLYSYVERVMMASPSTAGINILAVRKTP
- a CDS encoding alpha/beta fold hydrolase, translated to MKTIALFISVLLVSLTAAAKVQHLRLGTGKVIAYEHIQTNKNSSTLILLPGVNRALSAGDRSVQLLAEQGWNLLLPSLPAHPLSIEGLSASETPYFLYDSTIRSADFSSDIEQLVAALKIKDAVPVTLSYTSTVGAFLSPKKFPHVIETVPLGIPTETNPDAAKNAELWEGWLKLNPLMAPFWIRQFRDQAYSKHWGAVVDANLSSDPDYYGANPRAGDIKAGYVTIVRAAEDFDLTKVDYKANAVTRDFILAGEENSERLKNQILALKNYLRSGKPVRVIVVANAGHVLPSESPSVYAAAIGLLAQEPASAGVSFMVVRKAQDVHKAQWQGASELEAWMDGIVK
- a CDS encoding 3D domain-containing protein, with product MKVFSQIFALLAAVVLLNACAASKSSDGSGLIPTIYYKPTIQLDKNKCSSASLRDLLSPDGRILTTLCDSDYAQCLLQGSCLIEDDGVSTSYNYHSTKEGVARFIVTDTKTCPFGYGVSNACLDPYFSAAADLKIYKLGDVLYIPRLVGAKMPNGEVHDGYIVIRDAGGGVKGAGRFDFFTGFMDHRNKKNTMARLGFGDPKNRIEYRVVRGEEAASARERRGFPGLKKTILEEQEK
- a CDS encoding substrate-binding periplasmic protein; its protein translation is MNVIKAIFLTAVLLLTSSRSYAERWVVMTLEWPPFTCSRCPENGAAAKALKDTLNKAGISVEFVFHPWTQTQKNAEQPDVVGYFPSWKDVLPGFTRSEALFKSPLGFIQQRSKPLVWAKLPDLKGKKLGITDGYSNTAEFNRLVKEKVLTVESVLSDDTNVRRVALGQIDGALMDINNARYLILKTHPQYAGRVSVNQRILEDKDLFFAFNTHNRDKAAKLKKALEKVNYQRMVDDYLLKYLLRVD